One window from the genome of Streptomyces sp. WZ-12 encodes:
- the pruA gene encoding L-glutamate gamma-semialdehyde dehydrogenase, with protein MDAVTQVPVPVNEPVHSYAPGSPERFRLEAKLKELAGNPIELPMTIGGERRMGGGERFDVVQPHHHSARLGTYANATVQDAQDAVDAALAAAPAWRAMPFDDRAAIILKAADLLAGPWRETLAAATMLGQSKTAQQAEIDTPCELVDFWRFNVHFARQILAEQPPVNSPGVWNRSDHRPLEGFVYAITPFNFTAIAGNLPTAPALMGNVVVWKPSPTQTFAAVLLMRLLEEAGLPPGVINLVTGDGKDVSEVALTHPELAGIHFTGSTRTFQYLWKTVGTNIEAYKTYPRLVGETGGKDFIVAHPSADRAVLKTAMTRGAFEFQGQKCSAASRAYVPASLWNAGFKEEFAAEVDALTMGDVTDLAHFMGAVIDERSFAKNKAAIDRAKADPTVEVVAGGTYDDSVGYFVRPTVLVSTDPENEIFKDEYFGPILGVYVYDDSVEGGYGAMLDQMESASAYGLTGAVIAQDRAAAVATCERLRFAAGNFYINDKPTGAVVGQQPFGGGRASGTNDKAGAKQNLMRWTSTRSIKETLVPPTDYRYPHMG; from the coding sequence ATGGACGCTGTGACCCAGGTCCCCGTGCCGGTGAACGAGCCGGTGCACAGCTACGCCCCGGGCAGCCCGGAGCGCTTCCGCCTGGAGGCCAAGCTCAAGGAGCTGGCCGGCAACCCCATCGAGCTGCCGATGACCATCGGCGGTGAGCGGCGGATGGGCGGCGGCGAGCGCTTCGACGTCGTGCAGCCGCACCACCACTCCGCCCGCCTGGGCACGTACGCCAACGCCACCGTCCAGGACGCCCAGGACGCGGTGGACGCCGCGCTGGCCGCCGCCCCCGCCTGGCGCGCGATGCCCTTCGACGACCGTGCCGCGATCATCCTCAAGGCCGCCGACCTGCTCGCCGGTCCCTGGCGCGAGACGCTGGCCGCCGCCACCATGCTCGGCCAGTCCAAGACCGCCCAGCAGGCCGAGATCGACACCCCCTGCGAGCTGGTCGACTTCTGGCGCTTCAACGTCCACTTCGCGCGGCAGATCCTGGCCGAGCAGCCGCCGGTGAACTCCCCGGGCGTCTGGAACCGCTCCGACCACCGCCCCCTCGAAGGCTTCGTCTACGCGATCACGCCCTTCAACTTCACCGCGATCGCCGGCAACCTCCCCACCGCCCCCGCCCTGATGGGCAACGTCGTGGTCTGGAAGCCGTCCCCGACGCAGACCTTCGCCGCGGTGCTGCTGATGCGCCTGCTGGAGGAGGCCGGCCTGCCGCCCGGCGTCATCAACCTCGTCACCGGCGACGGCAAGGACGTCTCCGAAGTGGCCCTGACCCACCCCGAGTTGGCCGGCATCCACTTCACCGGCTCGACCAGGACCTTCCAGTACCTCTGGAAGACGGTCGGCACCAACATCGAGGCGTACAAGACCTATCCGCGGCTGGTCGGCGAGACCGGCGGCAAGGACTTCATCGTCGCCCACCCCTCGGCCGACCGCGCCGTGCTGAAGACCGCCATGACCCGCGGCGCCTTCGAGTTCCAGGGGCAGAAGTGCTCCGCGGCCTCCCGCGCCTACGTCCCGGCCTCGCTGTGGAACGCCGGCTTCAAGGAGGAGTTCGCCGCCGAGGTCGACGCCCTGACCATGGGTGACGTCACCGACCTGGCGCACTTCATGGGCGCCGTCATCGACGAGCGCTCGTTCGCCAAGAACAAGGCGGCGATCGACCGCGCCAAGGCCGACCCGACCGTCGAGGTCGTGGCCGGCGGCACCTACGACGACAGCGTGGGCTACTTCGTCCGCCCGACGGTCCTGGTCTCCACCGACCCGGAGAACGAGATCTTCAAGGACGAGTACTTCGGCCCGATCCTCGGCGTGTACGTCTACGACGACTCGGTCGAGGGCGGCTACGGGGCGATGCTGGACCAGATGGAGTCCGCCTCGGCCTACGGCCTGACCGGTGCCGTCATCGCCCAGGACCGCGCCGCGGCCGTCGCCACCTGCGAGCGGCTGCGGTTCGCCGCGGGCAACTTCTACATCAACGACAAGCCCACCGGCGCCGTCGTCGGCCAGCAGCCGTTCGGCGGCGGCCGGGCCTCCGGCACCAACGACAAGGCCGGCGCCAAGCAGAACCTGATGCGCTGGACCTCGACCCGCTCCATCAAGGAGACGCTGGTCCCGCCGACCGACTACCGGTACCCGCACATGGGCTGA
- a CDS encoding proline dehydrogenase family protein yields the protein MLGPVLLAAARSDSIRRVVAAAPVTRPVVDRFVAGEHLDESMAAVRTLAARGMEVTLDHLGEDITDPAEALRNRDAYLQLAAALKELGLGPKAEMSVKLSAFGQALSGGHDLALRNVTPVVEAAAEAGTTVTLDMEDHTTVDSTLAILKELRERFPQTGAVLQSYLFRTEDDCRALAGEGSRVRLVKGAYKEPAAVAFQDKREVDRAYVRCLKILMAGKGYPMVGSHDPRMVAIAQELAHRSGRKPADYEFQMLFGIREAEQRRLVEEGHRMRVYIPYGTDWYGYFMRRLAERPANLAFFLRSLATRG from the coding sequence ATGCTGGGTCCCGTGCTTCTCGCCGCCGCGCGCAGCGACAGCATCCGACGCGTCGTCGCGGCCGCTCCGGTCACCCGTCCCGTGGTGGACCGGTTCGTCGCCGGCGAGCACCTGGACGAGTCGATGGCGGCGGTGCGCACCCTCGCCGCCCGCGGCATGGAGGTCACCCTCGACCACCTCGGCGAGGACATCACCGACCCGGCCGAGGCGCTCCGCAACCGCGACGCCTATCTCCAGTTGGCCGCGGCGCTCAAGGAGTTGGGGCTCGGCCCCAAGGCCGAGATGTCGGTGAAGCTCTCCGCCTTCGGGCAGGCGCTGTCCGGTGGACACGACCTCGCGCTGCGCAACGTCACCCCCGTCGTCGAGGCCGCCGCCGAGGCCGGCACCACCGTGACGCTGGACATGGAGGACCACACCACGGTCGACTCCACCCTGGCGATCCTCAAGGAGCTGCGCGAGCGGTTCCCGCAGACCGGCGCGGTGCTGCAGTCCTACCTCTTCCGCACCGAGGACGACTGCCGCGCACTGGCCGGGGAAGGCTCCCGGGTGCGACTGGTCAAGGGCGCGTACAAGGAGCCCGCGGCGGTCGCGTTCCAGGACAAGCGGGAGGTCGACCGGGCCTATGTGCGCTGCCTGAAGATCCTGATGGCGGGGAAGGGCTACCCGATGGTCGGGTCCCACGACCCGCGGATGGTCGCCATCGCCCAGGAGCTGGCGCACCGCAGCGGCCGCAAGCCCGCCGACTACGAGTTCCAGATGCTGTTCGGCATCCGCGAGGCGGAGCAGCGGCGCCTGGTGGAGGAGGGCCACCGGATGCGGGTCTACATCCCGTACGGGACGGACTGGTACGGCTACTTCATGCGCCGGCTCGCCGAGCGCCCCGCCAACCTGGCCTTCTTCCTGAGGTCCCTGGCCACCCGCGGCTGA
- a CDS encoding PucR family transcriptional regulator, with the protein MRSDYQQLVDEISAALGAPATLEDRDFQLIAFGAHEGEDDEVMDPVRTRSILQRRSSAAVRAWFEAFGIARATSPLRIPPDPAAGVFKGRICLPVRHRGVVHGYVWLLDDGHLTDLELGGHDTPPDPRMAQAMESAARIGALLAEESRAGSELAEVLRELLTSRTDGKAAAAAGALRDALRDTLRFSPGTPLTLVAVLPWDTTATDAAPLPALPGLLAACPLPAADAGAPDRPGPGAAEPVLAALVRLRQAASLAPAHTAADHLLRSPRAGSAPAATGRTGARPTRGAAGIGVPTRELTELPDSWRQALAAARAARAEPRLSPVAEWTDLGAYRLLTALPAAAPDPAVGPLLAPAHAELARTVEAFLDCAGQAGRTAQQLGIHRQTLYYRLGRVEKLTGLDLDEGADRLLLHMALKAARL; encoded by the coding sequence GTGCGCAGCGACTACCAACAGTTGGTGGACGAGATCTCGGCGGCGCTCGGCGCGCCGGCGACCCTGGAGGACCGGGACTTCCAACTCATCGCCTTCGGGGCGCATGAGGGCGAGGACGACGAGGTCATGGACCCGGTGCGGACCCGCTCGATCCTCCAGCGGCGGTCCTCGGCGGCGGTGCGGGCGTGGTTCGAGGCGTTCGGGATCGCCCGGGCCACCTCCCCGCTGCGGATCCCGCCGGACCCGGCGGCCGGCGTGTTCAAAGGCCGGATCTGTCTCCCGGTACGGCACCGGGGCGTGGTGCACGGCTACGTCTGGCTGCTGGACGACGGCCATCTGACCGACCTGGAGCTGGGCGGCCACGACACCCCGCCGGACCCCCGGATGGCGCAGGCGATGGAGAGCGCCGCCCGGATCGGCGCCCTGCTGGCCGAGGAGTCCCGAGCCGGCTCCGAACTCGCCGAAGTGCTCCGGGAGTTGCTCACCTCCCGTACGGACGGCAAGGCCGCGGCCGCGGCGGGCGCGTTGCGGGACGCCCTCCGGGACACCCTCCGCTTCTCCCCCGGCACCCCGCTCACCCTGGTCGCCGTCCTCCCCTGGGACACCACCGCCACCGACGCGGCCCCGCTACCGGCCCTGCCCGGACTGCTCGCCGCCTGCCCGCTGCCCGCGGCGGACGCCGGAGCGCCGGACCGGCCGGGCCCGGGCGCCGCGGAGCCCGTGCTGGCCGCGCTGGTCCGGCTGCGCCAGGCCGCCTCGCTCGCCCCGGCCCACACCGCCGCCGACCATCTGCTGCGCTCGCCGCGAGCCGGCAGCGCGCCCGCGGCGACCGGCCGGACGGGAGCCCGTCCCACCCGGGGCGCGGCCGGAATCGGCGTCCCCACCCGGGAGTTGACCGAGCTGCCGGACTCCTGGCGGCAGGCCCTGGCCGCGGCCCGCGCGGCCCGCGCCGAGCCCCGGCTCAGCCCCGTCGCCGAGTGGACCGACCTCGGCGCCTACCGCCTGCTGACCGCCCTCCCGGCCGCCGCGCCCGACCCGGCCGTCGGCCCGCTGCTCGCCCCCGCGCACGCCGAACTCGCCCGTACGGTCGAGGCGTTCCTCGACTGCGCCGGCCAGGCCGGCCGCACCGCCCAGCAGCTCGGCATCCACCGCCAGACGCTCTACTACCGCCTGGGCCGGGTCGAGAAGCTGACCGGGCTGGACCTCGACGAGGGAGCGGACCGCCTGCTGCTCCACATGGCTCTGAAGGCGGCCCGGTTGTGA
- a CDS encoding TIGR03767 family metallophosphoesterase encodes MHGMNRRQFVSRASAALAGAALWSAAASDRALAATAARAVRTGGTTLEQAARPTGTGAYKRLVAGPGWPLVVRRELAAGSAGRDDRRTGLASFVQFTDLHLADVESPVRFEYLARFIDSAHRPQEALTVRGAASLVERVNAVRQGPYTGRPFGLVMATGDNTDNHEKIELDWYLTVMSGGRITPNSGDPKRYEGVQNSGNAAYWNPESPIRDDYKAKGLPEIPGFLSGATRPFTAPGLSVPWYTTVGNHDDSIQGTLPDLGLLNALYTGDRKLEGCDDTTAAKLADALRNDPGHAATLLGSLLADRGAIRKVTPDERRHPFTPAEFAKAHLDPAHTGPGPVGHGFTSDAAASGRLYYTLPLAEGVLGISLDTTNRAGWADGSLGTEQLHWLESTLKAHSSRWYDADGRPVRGSGGDALIVLFSHHTSATMGNLLPDPYRPFEGRHDGKALVALLQRFPNVVAWVNGHTHENRITPHAHAVPERAFWEINTASHVDYPQHARIIELADNGDGTLSLFTTLIESAAPYAASPADTSDAGLAALYRELSYNDPYATPDAKLGAPADHNTELLLTRPGR; translated from the coding sequence ATGCACGGGATGAACCGCCGCCAGTTCGTGTCGAGGGCGTCCGCCGCGCTGGCGGGCGCGGCGCTGTGGTCGGCGGCCGCCTCCGACCGGGCGCTGGCGGCCACCGCCGCGCGGGCCGTGCGGACCGGGGGCACCACCCTGGAGCAGGCCGCCCGGCCGACCGGCACCGGGGCGTACAAGAGGCTGGTGGCCGGGCCGGGTTGGCCGCTGGTGGTGCGCCGCGAGCTGGCCGCCGGGAGCGCCGGGCGGGACGACCGCCGGACCGGCCTCGCCTCGTTCGTGCAGTTCACCGACCTGCACCTGGCGGACGTCGAGTCGCCGGTGCGGTTCGAGTATCTGGCCCGGTTCATCGACAGCGCGCACCGCCCGCAGGAGGCGCTGACGGTGCGCGGCGCCGCCTCCCTCGTCGAGCGGGTCAACGCGGTGCGCCAAGGCCCGTACACCGGCCGGCCGTTCGGCCTGGTCATGGCCACCGGCGACAACACCGACAACCACGAGAAGATCGAGCTCGACTGGTATCTGACGGTGATGAGCGGCGGTCGGATCACCCCCAACAGCGGCGACCCCAAGCGCTACGAGGGCGTGCAGAACTCCGGCAACGCCGCGTACTGGAACCCGGAGTCCCCGATCCGGGACGACTACAAGGCCAAGGGCCTGCCCGAGATACCGGGCTTTCTCTCCGGCGCGACCCGCCCGTTCACCGCGCCCGGCCTGTCCGTCCCCTGGTACACCACGGTCGGCAACCACGACGACAGCATCCAGGGCACCCTGCCCGACCTCGGCCTGTTGAACGCGCTCTACACCGGCGACCGCAAGCTGGAGGGCTGCGACGACACCACCGCGGCCAAGCTGGCCGACGCCCTGCGGAACGACCCGGGCCACGCCGCCACGCTGCTCGGCTCACTGCTGGCCGACCGCGGCGCGATCCGCAAGGTCACCCCGGACGAGCGGCGCCACCCGTTCACCCCGGCCGAGTTCGCCAAGGCCCATCTGGACCCGGCGCACACCGGCCCCGGCCCGGTGGGCCACGGCTTCACCTCCGACGCGGCGGCCAGCGGCCGGCTCTACTACACCCTCCCGCTCGCCGAGGGCGTCCTCGGCATCAGCCTGGACACCACCAACCGGGCCGGCTGGGCGGACGGTTCGCTCGGCACCGAGCAGTTGCACTGGCTGGAGTCGACGCTGAAGGCGCACAGCAGCCGCTGGTACGACGCCGACGGCCGCCCGGTGCGCGGCAGCGGGGGTGACGCGCTGATCGTCCTGTTCAGCCACCACACCAGCGCCACCATGGGCAATCTGCTGCCCGACCCCTACCGCCCGTTCGAGGGCCGGCACGACGGCAAGGCCCTGGTCGCCCTGTTGCAGCGCTTCCCCAACGTCGTCGCCTGGGTCAACGGCCACACCCACGAGAACCGCATCACCCCGCACGCGCACGCCGTCCCCGAGCGCGCCTTCTGGGAGATCAACACCGCCTCGCACGTGGACTATCCGCAGCACGCCCGGATCATCGAGCTGGCCGACAACGGCGACGGGACGCTCTCCCTGTTCACCACCCTGATCGAGTCCGCCGCCCCGTACGCCGCCTCCCCCGCCGACACCTCGGACGCCGGACTCGCCGCCCTGTACCGCGAGTTGTCCTACAACGACCCCTACGCCACCCCGGACGCCAAGCTGGGCGCGCCCGCCGACCACAACACCGAGCTGCTGCTGACCCGCCCGGGGAGGTGA
- a CDS encoding PRC and DUF2382 domain-containing protein has translation MNAPLGGTPQSLTGLHVVDAEGAKVGVVQQVYRDDATNEPEWITVRTGLFGMKETFVPLAGARRLGDELHVPHTKETIKDAPRIDAEGHLDPSEEERLYRHYGLIRPGITGAAGAAGAAGAVGRATGPGAASSRPTVTSGTTGGQSAGAADIRRRAAADAPLTHRTRAGGERNKLTDARTSGADRPMALSRRRAETDAAREAEGTTEIVLSEERVEIGTEEHESGRAHLRKHVVTEDVHRTVPVSHEEVRVVRERITEEDRRAGRGGPQIGEGQVEVVLHEEQPVINKRTVPVERVRLETERVTEQREVTAEVRRETLEFDDGTGTQRGTERGGPGLGRTR, from the coding sequence ATGAACGCACCCCTGGGTGGCACTCCGCAGAGTCTGACCGGGCTGCACGTGGTGGACGCGGAGGGCGCGAAGGTGGGCGTCGTCCAGCAGGTCTACCGCGACGACGCCACCAACGAGCCGGAGTGGATCACCGTGCGGACCGGGTTGTTCGGGATGAAGGAGACCTTCGTGCCGCTGGCCGGGGCCCGGCGGCTGGGCGACGAACTGCACGTCCCGCACACCAAGGAGACGATCAAGGACGCGCCGCGGATCGACGCCGAGGGCCACCTCGACCCCTCCGAGGAGGAGCGGCTCTACCGCCACTACGGGCTGATCCGGCCCGGGATCACCGGGGCTGCCGGCGCGGCCGGTGCCGCGGGTGCGGTGGGGCGGGCCACCGGGCCGGGCGCCGCCTCGTCCCGGCCGACCGTGACCAGTGGGACCACCGGCGGGCAGAGCGCGGGCGCGGCCGACATCCGGCGCCGGGCGGCGGCGGACGCCCCGCTGACGCACCGCACCCGCGCCGGCGGCGAGCGCAACAAGCTGACCGATGCCCGGACTTCGGGCGCGGACCGGCCGATGGCCCTCTCGCGCCGCCGGGCCGAGACGGACGCGGCCCGCGAGGCGGAGGGCACCACCGAGATCGTGCTGTCCGAGGAGCGGGTCGAGATCGGCACCGAGGAGCACGAGTCCGGCCGGGCCCACCTGCGCAAGCACGTGGTCACCGAGGACGTGCACCGCACCGTGCCGGTCAGCCACGAGGAGGTCCGGGTGGTCCGAGAGAGGATCACCGAGGAGGACCGGCGGGCCGGGCGCGGCGGGCCGCAGATCGGCGAGGGCCAGGTCGAGGTCGTGCTGCACGAGGAGCAGCCGGTGATCAACAAGCGGACCGTGCCGGTCGAGCGGGTCCGGCTGGAGACCGAGCGGGTCACCGAGCAGCGCGAGGTCACCGCCGAAGTCCGCAGGGAGACGCTGGAGTTCGACGACGGCACCGGGACCCAACGGGGCACCGAGCGCGGCGGACCGGGCCTCGGCCGGACGCGCTGA
- the serA gene encoding phosphoglycerate dehydrogenase yields MSTANSGKPVVLIAEELSPATVDALGPDFEIRHCNGADRAELLPAITDVDAILVRSATKVDAEAIAAAKKLKVIARAGVGLDNVDVSAATKAGVMVVNAPTSNIVTAAELACGLLVATARNIPQANTALKNGEWKRSKYTGVELSEKTLGVVGLGRIGVLVAQRMSAFGMKVVAYDPYVQPARAAQMGVKLLTLDELLEVSDFITVHLPKTPETLGLIGDEALHKVKPSVRIVNAARGGIVDEAALASALKEGRVAGAGLDVYAVEPCTDSPLFDYDQVVCTPHLGASTGEAQEKAGIAVAKSVRLALAGELVPDAVNVQGGVIAEDVKPGLPLAERLGRIFTALSGEVALRLDVEVYGEITQHDVKVLELSALKGVFEDVVDETVSYVNAPLFAQERGVEVRLTTSSESPEHRNVVTVRGTLAGGEEVSISGTLAGHKNVQKIVAVGEHSIDLALADHMAFLRYTDRPGVVGTVGRILGEAGINIGGMQVSRADVGGEAMVVLTVDDTIPANVLTEISDEIGASSVRAVNLTH; encoded by the coding sequence GTGAGCACTGCCAACTCGGGTAAACCCGTTGTACTGATCGCCGAGGAACTGTCGCCGGCCACCGTTGACGCCCTCGGCCCGGACTTCGAAATCCGGCACTGCAACGGCGCCGACCGCGCCGAACTGCTGCCCGCCATCACCGACGTCGACGCCATCCTCGTGCGCAGTGCGACGAAGGTCGACGCCGAGGCGATCGCCGCCGCCAAGAAGCTGAAGGTCATCGCGCGCGCCGGCGTGGGCCTGGACAACGTCGACGTCTCCGCCGCCACCAAGGCCGGCGTGATGGTCGTCAACGCCCCGACCTCCAACATCGTCACCGCCGCCGAGCTCGCCTGTGGCCTGCTGGTCGCCACCGCCCGCAACATCCCGCAGGCCAACACCGCGCTGAAGAACGGCGAGTGGAAGCGCAGCAAGTACACCGGCGTCGAGCTCAGCGAGAAGACCCTCGGCGTGGTCGGCCTCGGCAGGATCGGCGTCCTGGTCGCCCAGCGGATGTCCGCCTTCGGCATGAAGGTCGTCGCCTACGACCCCTATGTGCAGCCGGCCCGCGCCGCGCAGATGGGCGTCAAGCTGCTGACCCTGGACGAGCTGCTGGAGGTCTCGGACTTCATCACCGTCCACCTCCCCAAGACCCCCGAGACCCTCGGCCTGATCGGCGACGAGGCGCTGCACAAGGTCAAGCCGAGCGTCCGGATCGTCAACGCCGCCCGCGGCGGGATCGTCGACGAGGCGGCGCTGGCCAGCGCGCTCAAGGAGGGCCGGGTCGCCGGCGCGGGCCTGGACGTGTACGCCGTCGAACCGTGCACCGACTCCCCACTGTTCGACTACGACCAGGTCGTGTGCACCCCGCACCTCGGTGCCTCCACGGGCGAGGCGCAGGAGAAGGCGGGTATCGCGGTCGCCAAGTCGGTGCGGCTGGCGCTGGCCGGCGAGTTGGTGCCGGACGCGGTCAACGTCCAGGGCGGCGTGATCGCCGAGGACGTCAAGCCGGGGCTGCCGCTGGCCGAGCGGCTGGGCCGGATCTTCACCGCGCTGTCCGGCGAGGTCGCCCTGCGGCTCGACGTCGAGGTGTACGGCGAGATCACCCAGCACGACGTCAAGGTGCTCGAACTCTCCGCGCTCAAGGGCGTGTTCGAGGACGTCGTGGACGAGACGGTGTCCTACGTCAACGCCCCGCTGTTCGCGCAGGAGCGCGGCGTCGAGGTGCGGCTGACCACCAGCAGCGAGTCGCCCGAGCACCGCAACGTGGTCACCGTCCGCGGCACGCTCGCGGGCGGCGAGGAGGTGTCGATCTCCGGCACCCTGGCCGGCCACAAGAACGTCCAGAAGATCGTCGCGGTGGGGGAGCACTCCATCGACCTCGCGCTCGCCGACCACATGGCGTTCCTGCGGTACACCGACCGCCCCGGCGTGGTCGGCACCGTCGGCCGGATCCTGGGCGAGGCGGGCATCAACATCGGCGGCATGCAGGTCTCCCGCGCCGATGTCGGCGGCGAGGCGATGGTGGTGCTGACCGTCGACGACACCATTCCGGCGAATGTGCTGACCGAGATCTCCGACGAGATCGGTGCGAGCTCGGTGCGCGCGGTGAACCTCACCCACTGA
- the ilvC gene encoding ketol-acid reductoisomerase, which produces MAELFYDDDADLSIIQNRKVAVIGYGSQGHAHALSLRDSGVDVRVGLHEGSKSKAKAEEQGLRVVTPAEAAAEADVIMILVPDPIQAQVYEESIKDHLKDGDALFFGHGLNIRFGFIKAPAGVDVCMVAPKGPGHLVRRQYEEGRGVPCIAAVEQDATGKAFDLALSYAKGIGGTRAGVIKTTFTEETETDLFGEQAVLCGGAAALVKAGFETLVEAGYQPEIAYFECLHELKLIVDLMYEGGLEKMRWSISETAEWGDYVTGPRIITDATKAEMKKVLTEIQDGTFANNWMAEYKAGLPKYNEYKKADENHLLETTGKELRKLMSWVDDEA; this is translated from the coding sequence GTGGCCGAGCTGTTCTACGACGACGACGCCGACCTGTCCATCATCCAGAACCGCAAGGTGGCGGTCATCGGCTACGGAAGCCAGGGCCACGCCCACGCGTTGTCCCTGCGCGACTCGGGCGTCGACGTGCGCGTCGGTCTGCACGAGGGCTCCAAGTCGAAGGCCAAGGCCGAGGAGCAGGGCCTGCGCGTGGTGACGCCCGCCGAGGCCGCCGCCGAGGCCGACGTCATCATGATCCTGGTGCCGGACCCGATCCAGGCCCAGGTCTACGAGGAGTCCATCAAGGACCACCTCAAGGACGGCGACGCGCTGTTCTTCGGCCACGGCCTGAACATCCGCTTCGGCTTCATCAAGGCCCCGGCCGGCGTGGACGTCTGCATGGTCGCCCCCAAGGGCCCGGGCCACCTGGTCCGCCGTCAGTACGAGGAGGGCCGCGGCGTTCCGTGCATCGCCGCCGTCGAGCAGGACGCCACCGGCAAGGCGTTCGACCTGGCGCTCTCCTACGCCAAGGGCATCGGCGGCACCCGCGCCGGCGTCATCAAGACCACCTTCACCGAGGAGACCGAGACCGACCTCTTCGGCGAGCAGGCCGTGCTCTGCGGCGGCGCCGCCGCCCTGGTCAAGGCCGGCTTCGAGACCCTCGTCGAGGCGGGCTACCAGCCGGAGATCGCCTACTTCGAGTGCCTCCACGAGCTGAAGCTGATCGTGGACCTGATGTACGAGGGCGGCCTGGAGAAGATGCGCTGGTCGATCTCCGAGACCGCCGAGTGGGGCGACTACGTCACCGGCCCGCGGATCATCACCGACGCCACCAAGGCGGAGATGAAGAAGGTGCTCACCGAGATCCAGGACGGCACCTTCGCCAACAACTGGATGGCGGAGTACAAGGCCGGCCTGCCGAAGTACAACGAGTACAAGAAGGCCGACGAGAACCACCTGCTGGAGACCACGGGCAAGGAGCTGCGCAAGCTGATGAGCTGGGTGGACGACGAGGCGTGA
- the ilvN gene encoding acetolactate synthase small subunit, which yields MSKHTLSVLVENTPGILARIAALFSRRGFNIDSLAVGVTEHPDISRITIVVSVESLPLEQVTKQLNKLVNVLKIVELEPGSAIQRELVLVKVRADNETRSQIVEIVQLFRAKTVDVSPEAVTIEATGSSDKLEAMLRMLEPFGIKELVQSGTIAIGRGARSITDRSLRALDRTA from the coding sequence ATGTCCAAGCACACGCTCTCCGTCCTGGTGGAGAACACCCCCGGCATCCTCGCCCGGATCGCCGCGCTGTTCTCCCGCCGCGGCTTCAACATCGACTCGTTGGCGGTCGGCGTCACCGAGCACCCCGACATCTCCCGCATCACCATCGTGGTCAGCGTCGAGTCGCTGCCGCTGGAGCAGGTCACCAAGCAGCTCAACAAGCTGGTCAACGTGCTCAAGATCGTTGAGCTGGAGCCCGGTTCGGCCATCCAGCGCGAACTGGTCCTGGTGAAGGTCCGCGCCGACAACGAGACCCGCTCGCAGATCGTCGAGATCGTCCAGCTCTTCCGCGCCAAGACCGTTGACGTCTCCCCGGAGGCCGTCACGATCGAGGCCACCGGTTCCAGCGACAAGCTGGAGGCGATGCTCAGGATGCTGGAGCCGTTCGGCATCAAGGAACTGGTGCAGTCCGGCACCATCGCGATAGGGCGTGGCGCCCGGTCCATCACCGACCGCTCGCTGCGCGCGCTGGACCGCACGGCCTGA